The genomic stretch AGAGGGAAGGTTCTCATCCATATGTAGCTACAAAAAGCTCCAAGTATCAAGGCATTGGTAACCAAAGAGGTGATTGCTGGAGGAGGGGGCAAACTAAGAAGAGGGTCAGTTTTGCCCCCTGATCAGTAGTAAGTGATGGAGACTTGGCCTTCTGTTTTTTGCTAGTAGATATTTCAATTGCTGATTTATCGCATATTGCAAAATTCTGTCCATGGAGTTGGGAGAAGTGGGTTTTGCAGATATGCTATGGAGCTATGTATCTTGTGTTGTTTTCATACCTCATAAGCAAAAGGGCAAGTGGTGCGCTTGTGGAATGCTATTTTTTCAACACCTACAAGGGATAAAATATGAGAGTCTAGGAGCTGTAGAAGAGCAAGGGAATCTCATATTTGTAGTTTTAAAAGAACACAGATTTTTTGGACCTCACATAGTCACATGATCAATGTGGCTTGTGTTTCTTTTACTTGCCAGAGTTGCGAGAGTTTTTTGTTAATTGAGATCTTCCAGCAGATTCTGTTATTTCCCAATTTCATACAGCCTTGTTATAGTGATATCTCTTCTATCAAGAGGAAACCTGTTTCCCTGGATTCCCTTAAATTCCCTTAAAAGTGATATGTGGAATTCGTAATGTTTATTTCGGTCTAAACAGTTGGGGAAATTGGTATTTACTCTTTTGTTGCTTTGTTAACTGCAATCTCTAAATTGGTCGATATTGTGAACTCAAGTTagatggtaaaaaaaattgtcatggACTTCTCAGGATTATCATTTCTTACATGCAGCAGGGTATGTGACCAGTTATCCAAATTAAGACTGGAACCCATAAGATTGTTATATAATTGGGACGTAACAGATATTATATGGCAATCGTATAACAATATTTATTTCCTACTTTTTACATCCATTAAGAAGGTGCTTCTTCACCCAGTATGTTTGTAATTATCCAATGATGAATACTACATTGTGCTCTTTGGAAGATGAAGTCCAACTGATATACATTTCAAAATTGTTACTAAAACAATGAGAACAATCACTGGAAACTTCAAGCAATTGGTTTGTCAACAAGTCATTgatctttaaaacaaaaatatacatTATGGATCTACAAAGATAAAGTCTAGGCTGCCCTTTTGGGCCGGTTTCGAGTGCGTTGAAGGGCAGGTTCCTTTTTGAAGGAAATGTTAATATCCTCCTTATCCTCTTCCCCTTCCTCCTCGTCGTCTTCATCCTCATTAGCTTCTCTGattgcttgattaatttcaAGCTAGTTCAAGAACAAGACAAGGAAAAGAATTCAGAAATCGTACGTATGGGATAGAAATCTTTTTGCACAGAGCAACTTCATTGTAACAAGAATTATGGCACATTCTCTAAATACAATTGCTTCATTAAAGTGAGTCTGATCATAAAGAATGTGAGACTACAAACACAAAGTAATCACCGAGAAAGAGAGAAACTTGAAACTGAAACTGAGAAACTCAAGCATCTAGATTAAGCCAGttgattttatcaattgaaagtcaaaattcaaaagatgagGTTTGCACATAGCACATGGTAAATGATCTTGTTTAAGAAACATTGTAGCGGGGCTTTCTGTAAGGGTCTTGAATTAGAATCTCTTGTtagtaaacattaaaaattaaaaaaacaaaaacaaaaaatatgaatttcaaattgtattttAAAGCATATATCCATTGTGAGTAAAGATAGATATTTTCACTGAAATTAGCTCCACCAATGTTGCATAGGATATAAACTGCCAGAATTGGCCATTAGCCACATCTTTAAGAACCCCAGTTCAAGTTTAACTGTCATatttcccccaaaaaaaaacctccCCATTTCCCTTCAAGACTATGAATTTGCATGCAAATTAACATATTTGCACCCTAAATATGTTAACTTTCGGCAAACTTGATTATAGAACAAATGAaaccacctcattttttgatATCCAAAATTATTCTATGGCACACATCGAAATCATCCCCCTTCCCTTGTAAGAAACAAGAATTAAGAAGCGACCAAAAAGTACAATAAaaatccatgtttttttttcttggacaAATACAAATTTCAACATACAAGTTTCCTCTCCAATTCCCACAATTCATTTCTGTGTTAGATAAGCCAAGCTTCGAGAGTGAATTGCTGTTGGGTGTTTGACTAAACATGTTTAGTGTAACCCAATTGCGGAATTTCATCAAATACTAAATATGCGGACACAAAATTTCATATCACTCACCCGAGACCTTCAAACCCACATAACCCAGAAGCATTCACAACCAATCAAATACACaaaactcccaaaaaaaaaaaaaaaaaaaaaaccatttcaCAGAACCTCACATACCTCCTGAAAATAGTCTCTGTCGAGCTTATCAGCGACTCTGATGGAGGCGAAGATAGTGATAGCCAAAAGAGAGAATGGGAGCGCAAAAGCGAAGATGTAGTAGCTCGTGCTGGGACCCGCACGCGTCACCGCCGTCAAACCTCTGGTTCTCCGTCGAGATGGGTCGCCGAGAAAGCGAATTGCAGGAGGTTTTGACACGTGCGGAGGTTTGAAGAAAGCACGTGTGGGTATGGAAGGTTGAGAGCGTGTGAGTGAGACTGAGCTGGAGATGATGAGGCTCGCCATGGTTTCGAGCCTTTCGCTGGTGGATATTGGATTCTACTCTCTCTTATACGTGCTGGGATTAAAACCacgtggatatatatatatgggtaaagATAAAGAGCACGCACGCCATATATAAGGCTTTGATTGttaaatcattttctttctcatttttgtttttgaaaatctcttttttttatttgaaaaaaaaattaacaaataacctaAAACACTTTAAtctattttcacatttatgtcacattagaACATTATTTTACAAGCAAAAATCATactctaaaaagcattaacaaataattcaaaaggtGTTGTTGCACAACTCATTTAGGTTTATACCCAAAGAATAAAATAGATGTCCGCAAAATTTACTCAACGGGCCTTTTCCTATTCGGGAAGAAACTCGGGCACCTGTTCAAACAAGATAGGGCTCAAATGCCTTTTCACGTGAGGACGTGCAATACGCAATCTAATTGCACCTTATTCCTCTAACGATTATAAATTACTCATACAAAGTGGATGTTCTTGCACAACAAAGTACTAGCATACTAAATATGGCTCATGGCTTGTGAACTTTCTGATTCAAAGGTGCAAATTTGTGTTTCAAAGACTTTGTTGTCAtccctttttcaaataaaaacattaacaaacaactcaaactcaaaaaactagtaaaaataagaaaacagtATTTACCTTTTtacatcataacactttttcaaactaaaaacaaaaaacactctcCAAAACACAATAACTAACAAAGCTTATTCTCAACTCAATATTTGACAGTACAATAACATACAGAAATTCCTTGTCCAATAGATTTTCTTATTTGTGCAATGTCCAAGGAAGCAATTTGTCTCCATCTTGCAACTTCTTATTTTGTCTGAACATTAGAGTAAGCATCGCAGATGCAACCACAGGATAGATAATAGAGGCTGCAAAGTGGACAAAGAAACAGAATTGTTTCAACAAAAATATAGTGagaatttaaaattacattatGGAAAGATCTGTTTCTTGGAGTGACTCAAAACTAGCTTACAAGAAGGAACAACATTTTTGgtggatttaaattgaaaaacgatgatgatgatgatgatgatgatgatgataatgttTAACAAACACTAAGCTTACAAGTTGTCACAAAAGGTTCTCTGTATGTGGTGGTCATCAACAGAAATTCCACCCTCCTTTCTGGGAACTGCAGCTTCTGCTGTTGGGAGTTTTTGGTGCATCATTCAACATAGCACAACACAAGCAATTCAATATCCTGATGGaagaaattaagtaaaaaaaaaaaaatgccaagaaCATGTTTCTGtgtatttgagagagagacagagagagaggacCTGTTCCTGGCTGGTGCTGTGTCTGTAAATGCAGTTGTTTCTCTTGGGGCTGGTGCTTGACACTTTTTTCCTGTGACACAACATGCTTGTATCCGTCCTGCGCCATTGAAGAGCAAAAGCAGCACCTTTGCTTGTCAAAGATGTATTTGCACTCAACTGATCCTGCTCCCCTCCATTCGGAGAgtgtatatatgcatgcatatgGGTGAAGGAATTTCTATGTGGAAACTTGCTATTCTTGTTGGGGTGGGCTAATGTTTCATAGCTAGCTTTTTCTCATGTGCCCACCTTCAAGAATCAGAATCAAAAGTTAAATCTCAATTAGATTAGACTTAATCCATATAAAGTAAGATTAGGCATGTTCTCAATTGTGTCGGCTGAACTCAAAACTagctaaaaactaaaaagggtCCAATGTTGGTGTATGTTCAGTTGATTTAGCCtgcgtttttttaaaagttaatttttttacacttttttattttccaaacaCACTCCCAAATGGTACGctttctgaaattttgtttaaaaatgtgtttttgacTTGCAAAATCACGGGATCAAACACACTCTTAGGGTGTGCttgagattgtgatttcgcaaaaataatctgcgattttaaaagatatcgcaaaacgtaaggtgtttggcattgtaatttcgcaagaataatctgcgattttaaaagatatcgcaaaacgtaaggcgtttggcattgcaatttcgcaagaataatctacATTTCTAAAAGATATGGCAAAACGTAAGGCATTtggcattacgatttaaaaaacacttaatttaaaataagaaaaaaaatttgcaatttcaatAAGCAGACTagggatgcttatttgaaaaagtacgaatttaaaccaaaatcgtgaattcgcataacaaatatttaataaaaaaatattttttaatatgttttaccaaaacgtctttacgattttaaaaagtagcgatttcaaaaacgctatttttaaaatcgcacttattgaaaccagAATCCCAAACGGACCCCTAGTCTCACTTCCATAATGACTACTCTTAAAACTTGAATTCCCACTAAACCAAGAACTAGGTTAGTATAATCTAACAAATTGacgtttttcttaaaatttgttaCTCGTTATATCAGTAAAGATGACATTTTAGACATTTTTGTGCAAATATTCCAACTTAAAACCTCTGAAGCATCAAACACGAAGCTTTACTAAATATAGCTTATAAGATTTGTCCTACAGtttttatcctacaattatTGTTAAGATTAGAAGAATGACTGGCGTGAAACATGAAGCCCCACCACTTGAAAAAGATAATGGTAAGGAGATCGGAATATGAGGTGAACCCCTACTAAAGTGACTAAAATAG from Corylus avellana chromosome ca1, CavTom2PMs-1.0 encodes the following:
- the LOC132167115 gene encoding uncharacterized protein LOC132167115, which codes for MASLIISSSVSLTRSQPSIPTRAFFKPPHVSKPPAIRFLGDPSRRRTRGLTAVTRAGPSTSYYIFAFALPFSLLAITIFASIRVADKLDRDYFQELEINQAIREANEDEDDEEEGEEDKEDINISFKKEPALQRTRNRPKRAA